Proteins encoded by one window of Cannabis sativa cultivar Pink pepper isolate KNU-18-1 chromosome 4, ASM2916894v1, whole genome shotgun sequence:
- the LOC115715147 gene encoding fructokinase-1, translating to MHSFAAKPLNFKTPTPFHPKPPFSTLSPSHCSFFTSSPNFTLQTPLLQVHSLNPNSTSATSLNGSTSLLQHTNPKNGVALKAVDVSTLGNLCVDVVLNVPTLPPSNKEDRKAYMDSLAASAPDKRYWEAGGNCNVAIAGARLGLNCVAIGHVGNEIYGSFLLDVLHDEGIGFVEMNEDNDLVKSSAGSYETLLCWVLVDSMQRHGFCSRADFSKDPAFSWLRKLSADVKMAIKNSKILFCNGYGFDELPPGIIVSALEYAIEVGTAVFFDPGPRGKSLSAGTMEEQQALNHLLMKSDVLLLTADEAETLTGIEHPILAGQQLLKQAVRTKWVIVKMGSKGSILITMSSLSFVPSFKVDVVDTVGCGDSFVAAIAFGFINSLPMASTLSIANAVGAATAMGCGAGRNVASLEKVVKLMKESNFKDDDMFWEELFNVNLDVEEVTILSKMATKGNNNNKMICVSPQSVVSELLPTFESRLLEGKGSILKEHMGV from the exons ATGCATAGCTTCGCCGCTAAACCCCTCAATTTCAAAACCCCAACTCCCTTCCACCCTAAACCACCATTCTCCACACTCTCTCCTTCCCATTGCTCCTTCTTCACCTCATCCCCCAACTTCACCCTCCAAACCCCTCTTCTCCAAGTTCACAGCCTTAACCCTAACTCCACTTCGGCGACTTCTCTCAATGGCTCCACCTCACTCCTCCAACATACAAACCCCAAGAACGGAGTCGCACTTAAAGCCGTTGACGTTTCCACCCTTGGCAATCTCTGCGTCGATGTTGTCCTCAATGTTCCCACTTTGCCCCCATCAAACAAAGAGGACCGTAAAGCTTATATGGATAGTTTAGCTGCCTCGGCTCCCGATAAG CGATATTGGGAAGCTGGTGGGAACTGTAATGTGGCAATAGCAGGTGCTAGATTGGGATTAAACTGTGTTGCTATTGGTCATGTGGGTAATGAAATATATGGAAGTTTTCTTCTTGATGTGCTTCATGATGAAGGAATTGGATTTGTTGAGATGAATGAAGATAATGATTTGGTTAAGAGTTCTGCTGGTTCATATGAAACTCTTCTGTGTTGGGTTTTAGTGGATTCAATGCAAAGACATGGCTTTTGCAG TCGAGCTGATTTCAGTAAGGACCCTGCTTTTAGTTGGTTGAGAAAACTATCTGCTGATGTGAAAATGGCTATAAAAAACTCAAAGATTCTGTTTTGCAATGGTTATGGCTTTGATGAGCTTCCACCTGGAATAATTGTCTCTGCATTAGAGTATGCTATTGAAGTTGGAACGGCAGTGTTTTTTGATCCCGGACCTCGGGGAAAGAGTCTTTCTGCTGGAACAATGGAAGAACAGCAAGCACTTAATCATCTCTTAATGAAGAGTGATGTCCTTCTTCTAACAGCTGATGAG GCTGAGACTCTTACTGGCATAGAACATCCGATATTAGCTGGGCAGCAACTACTCAAGCAAGCAGTGCGCACGAAATGGGTGATTGTAAAAATGGGCTCAAAGGGTTCGATTTTGATTACTATGTCAAGTCTATCATTTGTACCTTCGTTCAAG GTGGATGTTGTGGATACAGTTGGTTGCGGGGATAGTTTTGTAGCTGCTATTGCATTTGGTTTTATAAACAGTTTGCCGATGGCTAGTACGCTGTCAATTGCAAACGCAGTTGGTGCTGCAACTGCTATGGGTTGTGGTGCTGGTAGGAATGTGGCAAGCTTGGAGAAAGTAGTAAAACTAATGAAGGAATCAAATTTCAAAGACGACGATATGTTTTGGGAGGAGTTGTTTAATGTAAATTTGGATGTAGAGGAAGTTACAATTCTTTCAAAAATGGCTACAAAGGGAAACAACAATAATAAGATGATTTGTGTTTCGCCTCAAAGCGTTGTCTCTGAATTGCTTCCTACTTTTGAATCTCGGCTTTTAGAAGGTAAAGGTTCCATCTTGAAGGAGCATATGGGAGTATAA
- the LOC115715272 gene encoding cytochrome P450 94A2, producing the protein MKMAVSQILPLIFVILITLIFILRHKSKNSIKPSSSSTQLPKSYPIFGTYFAASANKHRRLEWFTELLQNSPTATFVINHLIGPRQIITANPDVVRHILSSNFSNYQKGESIRVNLTDFLGDGIFCADGKSWKFQRQISSYEFNNKSLRKFVETVVDSELNDRLLPILSAAADGGSGNGKILDLQDLLQRFAFDNICKIAFGYDPAYLLPSLPESKFAVAFDEATKISGERSVALIPLLWKIKRFIGIGSQRDLAVFVSEVRNFAMTVIKEKNKELAEKSSLESVDLLSRFLSTGHSDEKFVTDIVISFILAGRDTTSAALTWFFYLISKNPRIEREILKEISKLSGSAYEETKEMVYTQAAICESMRLYPPVPSDSKEVRNDDVLPCGTAVRKGEKVTYHPYAMGRTESIWGKDWAEYRPERWLEWEEKAEKWRFVGRDPYSYPVFQAGPRICLGKEMAFLQMKRVVAGVMRRFEVVSAVEEGVEPVFMAYLTSKMKGGFPVMIKERLDT; encoded by the coding sequence ATGAAAATGGCGGTTTCTCAAATACTACCTTTAATCTTCGTCATCCTCATTACCCTAATCTTCATTCTCCGCCATAAATCCAAAAACTCCATTaaaccttcttcttcttcaactcaACTCCCCAAATCCTACCCAATCTTCGGAACATACTTCGCCGCCTCAGCTAACAAACACCGCCGCCTCGAATGGTTCACTGAGCTACTCCAGAACTCACCCACCGCTACCTTCGTAATCAACCACCTCATCGGCCCTCGCCAGATCATCACCGCCAATCCCGACGTCGTCCGCCACATTCTCAGCTCAAACTTCTCCAATTACCAAAAAGGCGAATCCATCCGCGTCAACCTCACCGATTTTCTCGGCGACGGAATCTTCTGCGCCGATGGAAAGAGTTGGAAGTTCCAGCGCCAGATCTCAAGCTACGAATTCAACAACAAGTCGTTACGTAAGTTCGTTGAAACCGTAGTCGACTCCGAACTCAATGACCGCCTCTTACCTATTCTCTCCGCCGCCGCAGACGGGGGCTCCGGAAACGGTAAGATTCTCGACCTTCAAGATCTTCTCCAGCGTTTCGCTTTCGATAATATATGTAAAATCGCTTTTGGTTACGATCCGGCGTATTTGTTACCTTCTCTGCCGGAATCGAAGTTCGCGGTTGCTTTCGATGAAGCGACGAAGATCAGCGGAGAACGATCTGTGGCTTTGATTCCTTTACTTTGGAAGATTAAGCGGTTTATCGGAATCGGATCTCAGCGAGATCTAGCTGTGTTTGTTTCAGAAGTGAGAAATTTCGCCATGACTGtaattaaagagaaaaacaaAGAACTCGCCGAGAAATCCTCGCTCGAATCAGTCGATCTTCTCTCGAGATTTTTAAGCACAGGTCACTCAGACGAGAAATTCGTAACTGATATCGTGATAAGCTTCATTCTCGCTGGACGAGACACAACCTCCGCCGCACTCACCTGGTTCTTCTATCTCATCTCGAAAAACCCGCGTATAGAGCGCGAGATTTTAAAGGAGATTTCCAAACTATCGGGCTCGGCTTACGAAGAAACAAAGGAAATGGTTTACACACAGGCGGCGATCTGCGAGAGCATGAGGCTTTACCCGCCGGTACCGTCGGACAGCAAAGAAGTCAGAAACGACGACGTTTTGCCGTGCGGTACAGCGGTGAGAAAGGGAGAGAAGGTTACTTACCATCCTTATGCGATGGGGAGAACGGAATCGATTTGGGGAAAGGATTGGGCGGAGTACAGGCCGGAGCGGTGGCTGGAGTGGGAGGAGAAGGCGGAGAAGTGGAGGTTTGTAGGGAGAGATCCGTACAGTTATCCGGTTTTTCAGGCGGGGCCGAGGATCTGTTTGGGGAAGGAAATGGCGTTCTTGCAGATGAAGAGGGTTGTGGCCGGAGTTATGCGGCGGTTCGAGGTGGTTTCGGCGGTGGAAGAAGGTGTTGAACCGGTTTTCATGGCTTATTTAACTTCTAAAATGAAAGGTGGGTTTCCAGTGATGATTAAGGAAAGATTAGATACCTAA
- the LOC115714034 gene encoding protein MAINTENANCE OF PSII UNDER HIGH LIGHT 1 gives MVSSTVAQAMIASNAFSCAFPTQKSSSFCNFGRFRHRFHHPRNSRLLIARASVAEDEDCNDEECAPDKEVGKVSVEWLAGEKTKVAGTYPPRKKGWTGYVEKDTAGQTNIYSVEPAVYVAESAISSGTAGSSSDGAENTAAISAGLALIAVAAASSILLQVSKNPPAPLVKTVEYSGPSLSYYINKFKPQEIIEASAPTLDATSSSSSVQLPESSAPESQIQVESQLLNQEQEPSTSSNASPSS, from the exons ATGGTTAGTAGTACTGTGGCTCAAGCCATGATTGCTTCAAACGCATTCTCTTGCGCATTTCCTACCCAGAAAAGCAGCAGCTTCTGCAACTTTGGTAGATTCCGCCACAGATTTCATCACCCTAGAAATTCCAGGCTTCTTATTGCTAGAGCTTCCGTCGCTGAAGATGAAGATTGCAATGACGAAGAATGCGCCCCTGATAAAGAG GTTGGGAAGGTGAGTGTGGAATGGTTAGCTGGGGAAAAGACCAAAGTGGCTGGCACATATCCCCCGCGAAAGAAGGGTTGGACTGGATATGTTGAGAAGGACACTGCTGGGCAGACTAACATATATTCCGTTGAG CCTGCAGTTTATGTTGCTGAAAGTGCAATAAGTTCAGGAACTGCAGGTTCCTCATCAGATGGAGCTGAGAACACAGCAGCAATTTCCGCAGGCCTTGCTCTCATCGCTGTGGCTGCAGCTTCATCAATACTCCTTCAAGTTAGTAAAAACCCTCCTGCGCCTTTGGTGAAGACAGTAGAATACAGTGGACCATCACTAAGTTATTACATTAACAAGTTTAAGCCTCAGGAGATTATTGAAGCCTCAGCACCGACTTTAGATGCAACGTCGTCGTCCTCATCGGTTCAGCTGCCCGAGAGCTCGGCTCCAGAATCCCAAATTCAAGTTGAGTCTCAACTACTTAACCAAGAACAAGAACCTTCCACTTCAAGCAATGCCTCTCCCTCTTCTTAA
- the LOC115714033 gene encoding iron-sulfur protein required for NADH dehydrogenase, mitochondrial: MKKELLRSFSRLGGVRGYQGTRSKELKIEGIKHAIAVASGKGGVGKSTTAVNLAVTLANKCQLKVGLLDADIYGPNVPIMMNLDKKPEVTEDKKMIPLENYGVKCMSIGLLVEKDAPLVWRGPMVSSALEKMTRGVEWGSLDILVVDMPPGTGDTQITLSQRLRLSGALIVSTPQDVALMDARRGVNMFSKVQVPILGLIENMSWFKCPHCSESSFIFGKHGTRKTADEMGLEFLGEIPLEPAIREGCDEGVPLVMSAPDSAVSKAYEDLAHKVVKRLEIMSNEEQTQPEIRL; this comes from the exons ATGAAGAAGGAGCTTCTGAGGTCCTTCTCG AGGCTCGGAGGTGTTAGGGGTTATCAGGGGACGAGAAGTAAGGAGCTTAAAATTGAGGGAATTAAGCATGCTATAGCTGTTGCTTCTGGTAAAGGCGGTGTCGGCAAGTCCACCACTGCCG TTAATTTGGCTGTTACACTTGCCAACAAGTGTCAGTTGAAAGTTGGGTTGCTTGATGCTGATATTTATGGACCAAATGTTCCCATTATGATGAACCTTGATAAGAAGCCCGAAGTTActgaag ataagaaaatgaTTCCACTCGAGAACTATGGAGTTAAGTGTATGTCAATCGGACTTCTTGTTGAAAAGGATGCCCCACTTGTCTGGAGAGGTCCTATG GTATCAAGTGCTCTTGAAAAAATGACAAGGGGAGTTGAGTGGGGAAGCCTTGATATTCTTGTAGTGGATATGCCCCCTGGTACTGGCGATACTCAGATAACTTTATCACAAAGGCTTCGACTGTCAG GTGCATTGATTGTTTCAACACCTCAGGATGTTGCATTAATGGATGCTCGTAGAGGCGTAAATATGTTCTCTAAAGTTCAAGTTCCT ATTTTGGGACTAATAGAGAATATGAGCTGGTTTAAGTGCCCACATTGCAGTGAATCCTCGTTCATTTTCGGGAAGCATGGTACTCGGAAGACAGCTGACGAGATGGGATTGGAGTTTCTTGGCGAG ATACCGTTGGAACCAGCAATCCGAGAAGGTTGTGATGAAGGCGTTCCCTTAGTAATGTCAGCGCCCGATTCAGCAGTGTCCAAAGCCTATGAGGATTTGGCCCATAAAGTTGTCAAAAGACTTGAAATAATGTCTAATGAAGAACAAACTCAACCAGAGATTCGACTGTGA
- the LOC115714123 gene encoding myosin-binding protein 1: protein MAAVEGNSLMEAQPRKPMGFMANLTFAACEWFLIFLLLIDVVLSYLLTKFADYCKLQTPCILCSRLDHVIGNERPDFYRNLLCRNHISEISSLIFCHVHGKLADGHGMCDDCIFSFTRKNLSFSEMNRILGSKLGMHNCGSGLQSLVVNGGSVGAKPCSCCGKPWRPKQNKQRVFQLKSSGNVVPKRDIPLPQFPSHSHLHHRNTFRKMRNQYYHSLKSNGLGRNSFVPLSDVGYTELNINSDSESEVAKSDDDDDGRSTIPGNSESESDFIVLSSENPSKAPSNDLISGNVTNFPDSRSLLSEMWIQSDVRKAHQSMDFNGAKADCVDGLNWLEASNVPEIPQKTSTENKLELPDLCDFNHIPHEESIDNKVELPYLRDLFSLDYCPSFAQTSSTTENTGTSDIRHASTDNHEEVLRSLSVPSVTCVETCQVGDNSILKPTHIAESELCELSRSGRERESSSVIVGHSVTMKLDKHNDEPNTSRWEHDHGDVQIPSSSDDIQIFRRSASVESSLESLDAGTVSEIEGESITDRLRRQVEYDRKCIKSLYKELGEERSAASVAANQAMAMITRLQEEKSALHMEALQYLRMMEEQAEYDMEALQKANDLLAEREKEMQDMEAELEFYRMNFPDETVTEDLHGENFESNGLSKSKMDNAIIPCQDNTSLPPNLMSKDSEEPSDIKISHSGFEEERLYISRCLQSLEMKLNEFSRSIPFPGIANGEHSKIFADDRLEGEKCHKKEMNLANSQTEDCNNGRYASQEEASSSDGEFNHCASDKQKSFPDQRKVSLAALESEVSDLNDRLESLEADHCFLEHMINSLQSGNKGLQFVQEVTHQLEELRKIGIRLRNQQPPS from the exons ATGGCAGCTGTAGAGGGGAATTCATTGATGGAAGCACAACCCCGGAAACCGATGGGGTTTATGGCCAATCTAACATTTGCAGCATGTGAATGGTTTTTGATATTTCTGTTGCTGATTGATGTTGTGTTGTCATATCTACTCACAAAGTTTGCAGATTATTGCAAACTGCAGACTCCTTGCATTTTGTGCTCCAGGCTCGATCATGTTATAGGTAATGAAAGGCCTGACTTTTATCGCAACCTGCTTTGCAGAAATCACATATCAGAGATATCatctttgattttttgtcaTGTTCATGGTAAGCTTGCTGATGGCCACGGGATGTGTGATGATTGCATCTTTTCATTCACTAGGAAGAATTTATCTTTCTCAGAAATGAATAGGATTTTGGGGAGTAAGTTGGGAATGCATAATTGTGGCTCTGGTTTGCAAAGCTTGGTTGTAAATGGTGGTTCTGTGGGTGCAAAGCCATGTTCTTGTTGTGGCAAGCCTTGGAGACCGAAACAGAATAAGCAAAGAGTTTTCCAACTAAAATCATCTGGGAATGTAGTTCCTAAACGTGACATCcctttacctcaatttccaagTCATAGTCACTTGCATCATCGAAATACCTTCAGAAAGATGAGGAATCAATATTATCATTCATTAAAGTCTAATGGTCTTGGAAGAAATAGTTTTGTTCCTTTGTCTGATGTGGGGTACACTGAGCTGAATATCAATTCTGACTCGGAATCTGAGGTTGCAAAGTCTGATGATGACGATGATGGTAGAAGTACTATACCTGGAAATAGTGAATCTGAAAGTGATTTTATTGTTCTATCTTCAGAGAATCCATCTAAAGCTCCCTCCAACGATTTGATATCAGGAAATGTAACTAATTTCCCAGATAGTAGATCCTTGCTCTCAGAAATGTGGATTCAGTCTGATGTTAGAAAGGCTCATCAGTCGATGGATTTCAATGGGGCTAAAGCAGATTGCGTGGATGGACTCAATTGGCTGGAAGCGTCAAATGTACCTGAAATTCCACAAAAAACATCAACTGAGAACAAGCTTGAACTTCCAGATCTGTGTGATTTCAATCATATTCCACATGAAGAATCAATTGACAACAAAGTTGAACTTCCATATCTGCGTGACCTTTTCAGTTTGGATTACTGTCCCTCTTTTGCTCAAACTTCATCAACGACAG AAAATACAGGAACTAGTGACATTAGACATGCATCCACTGACAACCACGAGGAAGTTCTTCGGTCACTAAGTGTTCCATCTGTTACATGTGTTGAAACTTGCCAAGTTGGTGACAATTCAATTCTGAAGCCAACCCACATTGCTGAAAGTGAGTTGTGTGAATTAAGTAGAAGTGGCAGGGAAAGAGAATCATCTTCAGTTATTGTTGGACACTCTGTAACGATGAAGCTCGATAAACATAATGATGAGCCAAATACAAGCAGATGGGAGCATGATCATGGAGATGTCCAAATACCTTCTAGCTCAGATGACATTCAGATTTTTCGAAGGTCTGCCTCAGTGGAGTCTAGTCTTGAATCTTTAGATGCAGGCACTGTTAGTGAAATCGAGGGTGAAAGTATAACTGATCGATTAAGAAGACAAGTTGAATACGACAGAAAATGCATTAAATCTTTGTATAAGGAGTTAGGAGAAGAAAGGAGTGCTGCTTCAGTTGCTGCAAATCAGGCCATGGCCATGATTACAAGATTGCAAGAAGAAAAATCAGCACTTCATATGGAGGCCCTTCAGTATTTGAGAATGATGGAAGAGCAAGCAGAGTACGACATGGAGGCACTTCAGAAAGCTAATGATTTATTAGCTGAAAGGGAAAAGGAGATGCAAGATATGGAAGCTGAGCTAGAATTTTATAGGATGAATTTTCCCGACGAAACAGTTACAGAGGATTTGCATGGGGAGAATTTTGAATCGAATGGCTTGAGTAAGTCGAAAATGGATAATGCTATCATACCCTGCCAAGATAATACAAGTCTTCCTCCAAACTTGATGTCCAAAGATAGCGAGGAGCCTTCTGATATTAAAATTTCACATTCCGGGTTTGAAGAAGAAAGGCTGTACATTTCACGATGTTTGCAGAGCTTGGAAATGAAACTAAATGAATTTTCTCGTAGTATTCCTTTCCCCGGCATAGCTAATGGTGAGCATTCAAAAATATTTGCTGATGATAGGCTAGAGGGAGAAAAATGCCACAAAAAGGAGATGAATTTGGCAAACAGTCAAACTGAAGATTGTAATAATGGAAGGTATGCTTCTCAAGAAGAGGCATCTAGCTCAGATGGCGAATTTAATCATTGTGCGTCTGATAAGCAAAAAAGTTTCCCTGACCAAAGAAAAGTTAGTTTGGCTGCTCTAGAAAGTGAAGTCTCAGACCTCAACGACAGATTGGAATCACTAGAAGCCGATCATTGTTTTCTCGAGCATATGATTAACTCTCTTCAAAGTGGCAACAAGGGATTGCAATTTGTTCAAGAAGTAACTCATCAACTCGAGGAATTACGAAAAATCGGGATAAGATTAAGAAATCAGCAGCCCCCTTCTTGA